Genomic DNA from Thermobifida alba:
GTCGGCGGACTTCAAGACCGTGCGCGAGGCCGTGGAGGTCACCGACTCGACGCTGTCCAAGCAGGTCTCCACCCTGGAGGGCGCCGGCTACGTCCAGGTGCGCAAGACGTTCGTCGGCAAGCGGCCGCGCACCTACCTGTCCCTCACCAAGGAGGGGCGGCGCGCGCTCACACGCCACATCAACGCGCTGAAGGAGATCGCGGCGGGGGCGGTCGAGACGCCCTGACCCCGTCTTCGCGGCCCGTCCGCGCCCGTCACCCGGGCCGGTCGGGCTTTCTTATTGGCATGTACTTGCCAATCTGGAAAGTACATGCCAATCTTGAGAAAACATCCGATAAGGAAAGTAGTTCCGCGCCTCGGCGTGGCAGACGACGGGAGGGCCGTTGCCC
This window encodes:
- a CDS encoding winged helix-turn-helix domain-containing protein, translating into MTHPRKSLDEVIHAPVRFSIMAALAAVESADFKTVREAVEVTDSTLSKQVSTLEGAGYVQVRKTFVGKRPRTYLSLTKEGRRALTRHINALKEIAAGAVETP